A genomic region of Cannabis sativa cultivar Pink pepper isolate KNU-18-1 chromosome 1, ASM2916894v1, whole genome shotgun sequence contains the following coding sequences:
- the LOC133036824 gene encoding cytochrome c oxidase copper chaperone 2: MGGLPTDDTSSTLALASSQQKHETPINKPAPETKPKKKICCACPDTKRLRDECIVEHGEDACTKWIEAHRMCLRAEGFNV; encoded by the coding sequence ATGGGTGGGTTACCAACAGACGATACTTCGTCTACTTTAGCTTTGGCAAGTTCCCAGCAAAAACATGAAACACCTATCAATAAGCCTGCACCTGAAACAAAGCCGAAGAAGAAAATTTGCTGTGCCTGCCCAGATACCAAGAGGCTGAGAGATGAATGTATTGTGGAACATGGGGAAGACGCTTGTACAAAATGGATCGAGGCTCATCGTATGTGTCTCCGAGCTGAAGGCTTTAATGTTTAG